The following coding sequences lie in one Alloacidobacterium dinghuense genomic window:
- a CDS encoding thymidine phosphorylase: MHAVDLIRKKRDGEELTLAEIQFLVRGAATESIPEEQLAAWLMAAFLRGLSLAEVDALTTSMRLSGVVFDPAPLRRFAVDKHSTGGVGDKTSFLIAPIAAAAGLVVPMISGRALGHTGGTLDKLESIPGYRTHLSLAEMAEVLAKCGASIVGQTNQLVPADRVLYSLRDRTATVENPYLICASIMSKKLAAGLNGLVLDVKTGTGAFLRNKQDALFLAALMVEIGERAGTRTAALLTNMNQPLGRFAGNWIEIQESLDLLADKRHPLNEDLRELSLVLAGWMIFLGGASDSAEMGRDRAEQILTSGEALKIFTQMVEAQGGDTAIFDQPEKFHNPHARMDFVADRSGYLAHVDCTLVGWAVQRLGAGRERAGEPVSAHAGLEMHVKLGDKVEAGKPLCTLFADYDGRFAEPEILLRLALMVADEPPPTEPLIQDTITVENKKQYLENAYRP; the protein is encoded by the coding sequence ATGCACGCGGTTGATCTGATCCGAAAGAAACGTGACGGCGAAGAACTTACACTCGCAGAGATCCAGTTCCTCGTGCGCGGAGCGGCCACGGAAAGCATTCCCGAAGAACAGCTGGCCGCTTGGCTGATGGCAGCATTTCTGCGCGGTCTTAGCCTCGCAGAGGTCGATGCATTGACGACGTCGATGAGGCTTTCCGGAGTTGTCTTTGATCCTGCTCCGCTCAGGCGCTTTGCCGTTGACAAACATTCAACCGGAGGCGTGGGAGATAAGACATCGTTTCTGATTGCTCCGATTGCAGCCGCTGCCGGGCTCGTGGTTCCCATGATCAGCGGACGGGCTCTGGGCCACACCGGCGGCACGTTGGACAAACTCGAAAGCATTCCTGGCTACCGGACTCACTTGAGCCTTGCGGAAATGGCGGAAGTGCTCGCGAAATGCGGCGCGAGCATTGTTGGCCAAACCAATCAGCTTGTTCCAGCCGACCGAGTTCTCTACAGTTTGCGCGATCGCACAGCTACGGTAGAGAATCCGTATCTCATTTGCGCATCGATCATGAGCAAGAAACTTGCCGCCGGCCTGAACGGCCTAGTCCTTGACGTAAAGACCGGCACAGGAGCTTTCCTACGGAACAAGCAAGATGCTCTTTTTCTTGCAGCCCTGATGGTGGAGATCGGAGAACGCGCTGGTACACGCACGGCGGCATTGCTCACGAATATGAATCAGCCGCTGGGACGCTTTGCCGGCAACTGGATCGAAATACAAGAGTCGCTCGACTTGTTAGCCGATAAGCGGCATCCCCTGAACGAAGACCTGCGGGAGCTCTCCCTAGTACTAGCGGGATGGATGATTTTCCTCGGCGGAGCCAGCGACAGTGCGGAAATGGGGCGCGACCGTGCCGAGCAGATTCTAACCTCGGGCGAGGCACTCAAGATCTTCACGCAGATGGTAGAGGCGCAGGGTGGCGACACGGCAATCTTCGACCAGCCTGAGAAATTCCATAATCCTCACGCGCGCATGGATTTTGTAGCCGACCGATCAGGCTATCTGGCACATGTCGATTGCACGCTGGTGGGCTGGGCAGTCCAGCGACTTGGAGCAGGGCGCGAGCGTGCAGGAGAGCCCGTCTCGGCGCACGCAGGACTGGAGATGCATGTCAAGCTGGGCGATAAGGTCGAGGCTGGCAAGCCGCTGTGTACGCTGTTTGCAGACTATGATGGGCGGTTCGCTGAACCGGAGATACTGTTGCGGCTAGCACTGATGGTTGCCGATGAGCCCCCCCCCACTGAGCCACTCATCCAGGACACGATTACGGTTGAAAACAAAAAACAGTACCTCGAAAACGCCTATCGCCCATAG
- a CDS encoding NupC/NupG family nucleoside CNT transporter: protein MGRFTGILGLLTMLGLAWIFSTNRRAIRWRTVIWGLGLQICFAFIVLDFSWGQKVLAVAGDAVTRLLSYAFVGSTFDFGELGKQHSTFGSIFAFQVLPTIIFISAFFAVLYHLGIMQLLIRLFARLMQLTLRVSGAESLNVAASIFMGQTEAPLTIRPFLPDATQSELMTIMTSGMAHVSGGIMAAYILYGIEAQHLLAAVIMTAPGTILISKMLVPETETPATEGIVHMPKDAEHKEENLLGAIARGTIDGGRLAFNVAIMLISFLALIALVNGILGGIHNWLSPHHIPFPSKLDMILGVLFAPIAWVIGVPWHDVRIVGNLLGTRMVLNEVVAYSLLGTQKAMMDFRSFTIATFALCGFANLSSIGIQIGGIGALAPNRRNDLARLGLRAMLAGTMANLMSASIVGILMR, encoded by the coding sequence TTGGGGCGATTTACCGGAATTCTGGGCCTGCTTACCATGCTGGGCCTGGCATGGATTTTCTCTACCAATCGGCGGGCTATCCGCTGGCGTACGGTCATTTGGGGCTTAGGACTACAGATTTGCTTCGCGTTCATCGTCCTTGACTTCTCGTGGGGCCAAAAGGTCCTTGCGGTTGCCGGTGATGCCGTTACCCGACTATTGTCGTATGCCTTTGTGGGTTCGACGTTCGACTTTGGCGAATTAGGCAAACAGCACTCCACTTTTGGCAGTATCTTCGCGTTTCAGGTGTTGCCAACGATCATCTTTATTTCTGCTTTCTTCGCGGTCCTCTATCACCTCGGCATCATGCAGTTGCTGATTCGGCTCTTTGCCCGACTCATGCAACTCACTTTGCGCGTAAGCGGCGCGGAGAGCCTGAATGTGGCTGCCAGTATCTTTATGGGGCAGACAGAGGCGCCTCTGACCATTCGGCCATTTCTGCCGGACGCGACGCAATCCGAGCTGATGACGATTATGACTAGCGGCATGGCGCACGTTTCCGGCGGCATCATGGCAGCCTACATTTTGTACGGTATTGAGGCACAGCACTTGCTGGCTGCGGTCATCATGACAGCTCCGGGAACGATTCTCATTTCGAAAATGCTTGTGCCGGAGACTGAGACACCTGCGACGGAAGGCATTGTCCACATGCCCAAAGATGCTGAGCACAAGGAGGAGAATCTGCTGGGAGCAATCGCGCGTGGGACCATTGACGGAGGCCGTCTCGCCTTTAATGTCGCCATCATGCTCATTTCGTTTCTGGCCCTGATTGCCCTGGTGAATGGAATTCTTGGCGGGATACACAACTGGCTCAGCCCACACCATATCCCTTTTCCGTCCAAGCTCGATATGATTCTTGGCGTGCTCTTTGCGCCTATAGCGTGGGTCATTGGTGTCCCGTGGCACGATGTGCGAATCGTAGGCAATTTGCTTGGAACGCGCATGGTGCTGAATGAAGTAGTGGCCTATTCCCTCCTGGGAACACAGAAGGCGATGATGGACTTTCGCTCCTTCACGATTGCAACCTTTGCGCTTTGCGGCTTCGCCAACTTGAGTTCGATCGGCATTCAAATCGGAGGCATCGGTGCGCTCGCTCCGAATCGCCGGAATGATCTGGCACGGCTGGGATTGCGCGCCATGCTGGCGGGGACGATGGCAAATCTGATGTCCGCCTCGATTGTTGGCATCCTGATGCGATAA
- a CDS encoding purine-nucleoside phosphorylase, translating into MSNNISLFEQATAAVAHIQAQTPLIPTVGIVLGSGLGAFADKISDSIAIPFAEIPHFPKSTVPGHSGRLVIGTLDGVPVAVMQGRVHAYEGYSPHEVTFPVRVLGLLGIKTLIVTNAAGGIRPGLKQGELVLISDHINFTDRNPVIGENDERFGPRFFDMTEAYSNRLRKLAAKTAEQSRFSLAEGVYLCVLGPSFETPAEIRAFHALGADLVGMSTVQEVIAARQMGIEVLGISCVTNLAAGIQTEPLSHEEVMETGRRVSAKFTQLLTALIPAIQGKTGGT; encoded by the coding sequence GTGAGCAACAACATCTCTTTGTTTGAACAAGCCACAGCGGCTGTCGCCCACATTCAAGCCCAGACGCCCCTGATCCCCACGGTAGGCATCGTCCTCGGGTCGGGGCTCGGGGCCTTCGCCGACAAGATCTCGGACTCGATCGCTATCCCCTTTGCTGAAATTCCGCATTTTCCGAAGTCCACTGTTCCCGGTCACAGCGGTCGGCTCGTCATCGGTACTCTTGATGGTGTCCCCGTTGCTGTAATGCAGGGGCGCGTGCATGCGTATGAAGGCTATTCGCCGCACGAGGTCACGTTTCCCGTTCGGGTGCTTGGTCTGCTCGGCATCAAGACATTGATCGTGACGAACGCCGCCGGCGGTATTCGGCCCGGGTTAAAACAGGGCGAGTTGGTGCTGATTTCCGATCACATCAACTTTACCGATCGCAATCCAGTCATCGGAGAGAACGATGAGCGCTTCGGGCCACGATTCTTCGATATGACCGAAGCTTACTCGAATCGCCTGCGCAAACTGGCGGCGAAAACCGCCGAACAGTCGAGGTTCTCTCTTGCGGAGGGCGTGTATCTCTGCGTGCTTGGCCCCAGCTTTGAGACACCGGCAGAGATTCGCGCATTTCACGCGCTGGGCGCAGATCTCGTTGGCATGTCGACGGTGCAGGAAGTGATCGCGGCGCGGCAAATGGGGATTGAGGTGCTCGGCATATCCTGCGTAACCAATCTTGCTGCCGGTATCCAGACTGAGCCACTGAGCCACGAAGAAGTTATGGAAACAGGACGCCGCGTATCGGCGAAGTTCACGCAGTTGCTCACGGCGCTGATACCTGCCATACAAGGGAAGACCGGCGGCACATGA
- the udk gene encoding uridine kinase: protein MNGTNNGPVVIGIAGCSGSGKTSLAQELARELEGTHFHLDHYYHDLSHLSYEERCKQNFDHPDALQSDLLISQIGELASGHSIALPQYDFSAYTRIPGASVTIYEPHFLLVDGILALHYEGLRRLYHLGVYVDTPDEICYQRRLARDVRERGRTQESVAKHYAETVRPMAEEFVRPSAQYADLIVDGTSSFDWSVEQVLSVLRKKQLLAAHDMFVKDGFAGHP, encoded by the coding sequence ATGAACGGAACAAACAACGGCCCAGTTGTTATTGGCATAGCAGGATGTTCAGGCTCCGGGAAAACGTCCCTGGCGCAAGAATTGGCGCGCGAGTTGGAAGGCACTCACTTTCATCTGGATCACTACTATCACGATTTAAGCCATCTTTCTTATGAAGAGCGATGTAAGCAAAACTTCGACCATCCCGACGCACTTCAGTCCGATCTGCTTATTTCGCAAATCGGCGAACTTGCATCGGGGCACAGCATCGCGCTTCCGCAATATGACTTCTCAGCTTACACGCGCATTCCAGGAGCTTCTGTAACCATCTATGAGCCGCATTTCCTGCTCGTGGACGGAATTCTCGCACTTCACTACGAGGGCTTGCGGCGCCTCTATCATCTCGGCGTTTACGTCGATACTCCGGACGAGATTTGTTATCAGCGGCGCCTCGCACGAGATGTGCGGGAGCGCGGACGAACTCAGGAATCCGTGGCAAAACACTATGCCGAGACGGTGCGACCGATGGCAGAGGAGTTTGTCAGGCCCTCTGCTCAATATGCCGACCTGATTGTCGACGGGACGTCCTCATTCGACTGGTCGGTAGAACAGGTTTTGAGCGTGCTGCGAAAAAAGCAGCTTCTCGCAGCACATGACATGTTTGTGAAGGATGGATTTGCCGGTCACCCATAA
- a CDS encoding O-methyltransferase: MLFRKEKLKQEHKVMLQAERAAGALLPEYHRATPECPHPERWSMYDSMTAEAEVLEFLRTLITTVKPELVVETGAFLGVSTLWIAEGLKRNGFGKITSCELDPVVFAKAQEKVAASGLSEWVELRNESSLEMKIDGRIDILFSDSDMPIREPEVRRFLPQVNPQGLILLHDASSHLKVVREAALRLEAEGLLSVVLLPTPRGLVIAQKRQGRR, encoded by the coding sequence ATGCTCTTCCGCAAAGAGAAACTGAAACAGGAACACAAAGTCATGCTGCAGGCAGAACGCGCTGCTGGAGCGCTGCTGCCTGAATACCACCGCGCCACTCCTGAGTGCCCTCATCCTGAACGCTGGAGCATGTACGACTCGATGACTGCCGAGGCGGAGGTTCTGGAATTTCTCCGGACTCTGATCACTACGGTGAAACCAGAATTGGTCGTCGAAACGGGAGCTTTCCTGGGGGTCAGCACGCTGTGGATCGCTGAAGGGCTGAAGCGCAATGGCTTCGGCAAAATCACCAGCTGTGAGTTGGATCCTGTCGTCTTTGCTAAGGCTCAGGAAAAGGTTGCAGCTTCCGGCCTTTCTGAATGGGTTGAATTGCGGAACGAATCGAGCTTGGAGATGAAGATTGATGGCCGGATTGACATCCTCTTCAGCGACAGCGACATGCCGATCCGCGAACCCGAAGTGAGACGTTTTCTGCCACAGGTCAACCCGCAGGGACTCATCTTGCTGCATGATGCGAGTTCGCACCTTAAAGTGGTTCGAGAAGCCGCACTGCGGTTGGAGGCAGAGGGACTACTGTCCGTCGTACTGCTGCCAACTCCGCGGGGTCTGGTGATCGCGCAAAAACGGCAAGGACGGAGATAA
- a CDS encoding nuclease, translating to MINKLAAESLPADMPAFMHTQAAIDEIEYLGPEPDRWRSPAEPELNAAQAPEHFIDMELADVIQPLPHRRYDFIASAYAASLTHQAQARDLRPERIGFQPYITNEVWERLKSAMREYRDLSAKHEDTKPVEAAILFYAGWLGHYVGDGSQPLHTTVNYNGWVNKDNPNGYTTDHKIHWQFEGVYLGANIKESDVKPLLTAIHPVDDEFDNYRSYLRHSSTLVERVYQLDKTHGFDGAGTPEAKQFTSERLAAGASMLRDIIYSALA from the coding sequence ATGATCAACAAACTAGCCGCAGAGAGCCTGCCTGCCGATATGCCCGCTTTCATGCATACGCAAGCCGCGATCGACGAGATAGAGTACCTGGGACCGGAGCCCGACCGCTGGCGCTCACCTGCCGAGCCTGAACTGAATGCCGCGCAGGCTCCAGAGCACTTCATCGACATGGAACTGGCGGATGTGATTCAGCCGCTGCCGCACCGCCGCTACGATTTTATCGCTTCCGCCTACGCAGCCAGTCTCACGCATCAGGCACAGGCGCGTGATCTTCGTCCGGAACGCATCGGTTTTCAACCATACATCACAAACGAAGTGTGGGAGCGGCTTAAGTCCGCGATGCGAGAGTATCGCGATCTCAGCGCCAAACACGAGGACACGAAACCGGTCGAAGCAGCCATTTTGTTTTATGCGGGTTGGCTTGGTCATTATGTTGGAGACGGTTCGCAGCCGCTTCATACCACGGTGAATTACAACGGATGGGTGAACAAAGACAATCCCAATGGATACACCACCGACCACAAGATCCATTGGCAATTTGAAGGCGTCTATCTCGGAGCCAACATCAAGGAATCGGACGTCAAGCCGCTGCTGACGGCGATACATCCGGTCGACGACGAGTTCGATAACTACAGGTCATATCTGCGGCATTCAAGCACACTTGTCGAGCGTGTATACCAGCTCGATAAGACGCATGGATTCGATGGCGCCGGTACTCCGGAAGCGAAGCAGTTTACCTCTGAACGCCTCGCCGCAGGCGCGAGCATGCTGCGAGACATCATCTACTCAGCGTTGGCTTGA